Proteins from a single region of Nitrospira sp.:
- the tatC gene encoding twin-arginine translocase subunit TatC, translating to MADGFKFQEWLQDTVFKPLEDKKMPVMEHLVELQVRLTRAVIVTAIVFVGTFFYADTLVKWIRIPLQNMFVPGALSWIPTDLPTVPFVFLAPAEALWQNVKVAGLFALVLGTPYILLEFWYFVVPGLHVQERRFVGPFVILSTLAFYLGLLFSFFFVLPFALNFLISYGVNAGFIPQLSIAQYVGFALWFLLVFGLIFEVPLVITLLAKLGWVDAPLLKRYRKWAFLTAFIFAAILTPTPDPFNQCLMALPMYIFYEVGIVSAGIFNKKKTEEQAQALVPAVAAAGPSVGKPGPSIPSGGGDSEYVGVPTGGRRH from the coding sequence ATGGCTGACGGGTTCAAGTTTCAAGAGTGGCTGCAGGATACGGTCTTTAAGCCGCTCGAAGATAAAAAGATGCCGGTCATGGAGCACTTGGTTGAGCTCCAGGTCCGGTTGACCCGTGCAGTCATCGTGACGGCGATTGTTTTTGTCGGCACCTTTTTTTATGCTGACACGCTGGTGAAGTGGATCCGCATCCCGCTTCAAAACATGTTCGTCCCGGGGGCCCTTTCCTGGATTCCCACCGACCTCCCGACCGTGCCCTTCGTCTTTCTCGCCCCGGCGGAAGCACTCTGGCAAAACGTCAAAGTCGCGGGATTGTTTGCCCTGGTGCTGGGCACGCCCTACATTTTGTTGGAGTTTTGGTATTTCGTCGTTCCCGGCTTGCATGTACAGGAACGGCGATTCGTCGGGCCGTTTGTGATCCTGAGCACCCTGGCCTTTTACCTCGGGTTGTTGTTCTCCTTCTTCTTTGTGTTGCCGTTTGCGTTGAACTTTTTGATTTCCTACGGCGTGAATGCCGGATTTATTCCGCAACTCTCGATCGCGCAATATGTTGGATTCGCGCTGTGGTTTCTCCTGGTCTTCGGGCTGATCTTCGAAGTGCCGCTGGTGATTACGTTGTTGGCCAAGCTCGGATGGGTTGACGCGCCACTCTTGAAGCGGTATCGCAAATGGGCGTTCCTCACGGCGTTTATCTTTGCCGCCATTCTCACGCCGACCCCGGACCCGTTCAATCAATGTCTGATGGCCTTGCCCATGTACATCTTTTATGAAGTCGGGATCGTCAGCGCAGGGATCTTCAACAAGAAGAAGACTGAGGAACAGGCCCAGGCCCTTGTGCCGGCAGTGGCGGCTGCCGGACCTAGCGTCGGGAAGCCAGGACCGTCAATCCCCTCAGGGGGAGGAGACAGTGAGTATGTCGGGGTGCCGACGGGGGGCCGTCGACACTAG
- a CDS encoding Mrp/NBP35 family ATP-binding protein translates to MPRELNVISQPGSSSGGDACTYMWACAICDENETCQKDKEGHSRWLVAKRMERIEYKVLVMSNKGGVGKSTCTTNLAVSLALKGWHVGICDMDIHGPNIPKMVGAEGQKLKISTSGGIIPFQAYNMKIASMSFLLQNSDDPIIWRDAYKYEFINQLLGGVEWQDLNFLLIDLPPGTGNESVTTIDLLGGVSGAVIITTPQEVALLDSRKSVTFCKDSEVPIIGIVENMSGLECPHCHKEVNVFRKGGGEASASDMGVPFLGRIPLDPDVVTQSDAGEPFALFNSDSATAQAYHDIANQVEAFCKKSGSLIKLAPRQQH, encoded by the coding sequence ATGCCACGCGAGTTAAATGTCATTTCACAGCCCGGTTCCAGCAGCGGCGGCGATGCCTGTACCTATATGTGGGCCTGTGCCATTTGCGACGAAAATGAGACTTGTCAAAAGGACAAGGAGGGCCACAGCCGTTGGCTGGTCGCAAAGCGCATGGAGCGGATCGAATATAAAGTGCTGGTCATGAGCAACAAGGGTGGCGTGGGCAAGAGCACCTGCACCACGAACCTTGCCGTTAGTCTCGCCCTGAAGGGCTGGCATGTCGGTATTTGCGACATGGACATCCATGGTCCCAACATCCCGAAGATGGTGGGAGCCGAAGGCCAGAAGTTGAAGATCAGCACGTCGGGCGGCATCATCCCGTTTCAGGCGTACAACATGAAAATCGCCTCGATGTCGTTTCTCCTGCAGAACTCCGACGATCCGATCATCTGGCGCGACGCATATAAGTATGAATTCATCAATCAGTTGCTGGGTGGCGTCGAGTGGCAGGACCTCAATTTCCTCCTGATCGATCTCCCTCCGGGAACCGGCAATGAATCGGTGACGACCATCGATTTACTGGGTGGGGTGAGCGGAGCGGTGATCATCACCACGCCGCAAGAAGTGGCGTTGCTGGATTCCCGTAAGTCGGTGACCTTCTGCAAAGACAGCGAAGTGCCGATCATCGGCATCGTCGAAAATATGAGTGGGCTGGAATGTCCGCATTGCCACAAGGAAGTGAATGTTTTCCGCAAAGGCGGCGGCGAAGCTTCGGCGTCGGATATGGGAGTGCCGTTCCTGGGACGCATTCCATTGGATCCTGACGTGGTGACGCAAAGTGATGCGGGCGAGCCGTTCGCGCTGTTCAATTCCGACTCAGCCACCGCCCAGGCTTACCATGATATCGCCAACCAGGTTGAGGCGTTCTGCAAGAAAAGCGGCTCGCTCATCAAGCTGGCGCCACGCCAGCAACATTGA
- a CDS encoding molybdopterin molybdotransferase MoeA, translated as MKAPDAMTGLTPLHEAQRVVLEASSPLGLEKVSILDALGRVLGEDVIAERHNPPWDNSAMDGFAVRAEDIAQEHAITKPVTLTVIEDVPAGKMPTQSVGKGQAIRIMTGAPIPKGADTVVKVEDTEHTPESVRVFKAESRGANIRPQGEDVKQGDCIIPKGTRIRSGEAGMLAILAKSFVLVYQRPRVAILSTGDELADLDERFSEEKIINSNSYGIAAAVQEAGGVPILLGIARDTPAALKEKISHGLNADILVLSGGVSMGDYDFTKAVFRDLGAEMNFWKLAIRPGQPLAFGKIQGKLAFGLPGNPVSSMVTFEQLVRPAMLKLSGAIGYGRPMLQAEFQEKFSKRNDRRHFLRGVLWREGGVFKVRTTGDQGSGILTSMVKANCLIDIPVEVERVNPGDPVTVQLLSGSAWLEQAAPAPSTGHRPSCC; from the coding sequence GTGAAAGCTCCCGATGCCATGACCGGATTGACCCCGCTTCACGAAGCTCAGCGCGTTGTGCTGGAGGCGTCCTCGCCGTTGGGTCTAGAGAAGGTGTCGATCCTCGACGCGCTGGGCCGCGTGCTCGGCGAGGATGTGATTGCCGAACGCCACAATCCACCGTGGGACAATTCCGCGATGGATGGGTTCGCGGTGCGCGCGGAGGATATCGCCCAGGAGCATGCGATCACAAAGCCTGTCACGCTGACGGTCATTGAAGATGTGCCGGCCGGAAAGATGCCGACCCAATCGGTCGGCAAGGGGCAGGCGATTCGGATCATGACCGGGGCGCCCATTCCCAAGGGCGCCGATACGGTGGTGAAGGTCGAGGATACTGAGCATACCCCCGAATCGGTGCGTGTGTTCAAAGCAGAATCTCGCGGAGCCAACATCAGGCCCCAGGGAGAGGATGTCAAGCAGGGCGACTGCATCATTCCCAAAGGCACAAGGATCCGGTCCGGTGAAGCGGGGATGCTGGCCATCCTGGCGAAATCGTTCGTGCTCGTATACCAGCGTCCACGGGTCGCGATTTTATCGACGGGTGATGAGCTCGCCGACTTGGATGAGCGGTTCAGCGAAGAGAAAATCATTAATTCCAATAGCTATGGGATCGCGGCGGCCGTCCAGGAAGCCGGCGGCGTGCCGATTTTGCTGGGTATCGCGCGGGATACACCTGCGGCTCTGAAGGAAAAGATTTCACACGGGTTGAACGCCGATATCCTGGTGCTTTCCGGCGGGGTGTCGATGGGGGACTACGATTTCACCAAAGCCGTCTTCCGCGATCTCGGCGCCGAGATGAATTTCTGGAAGCTCGCCATCCGACCGGGGCAGCCGCTTGCATTCGGGAAGATTCAAGGCAAGCTGGCATTTGGCCTTCCCGGAAATCCTGTGTCCTCCATGGTGACCTTTGAGCAATTGGTTCGGCCTGCCATGCTCAAACTGTCCGGTGCCATCGGGTATGGGCGTCCAATGCTGCAGGCGGAGTTTCAGGAGAAGTTTTCGAAACGCAATGACCGGCGACACTTTCTGCGCGGGGTGTTATGGCGTGAAGGCGGCGTGTTCAAAGTCCGGACCACCGGTGATCAGGGATCCGGGATTCTCACCTCCATGGTCAAAGCCAACTGCCTGATCGATATCCCCGTTGAGGTCGAACGTGTGAATCCTGGTGACCCGGTGACGGTGCAGCTGCTCAGCGGCTCGGCCTGGTTGGAACAGGCTGCTCCGGCTCCTTCCACAGGCCATCGTCCTTCCTGCTGCTAA